One window of Mediterraneibacter butyricigenes genomic DNA carries:
- a CDS encoding response regulator transcription factor, with product MIGKQKVLIVDDDENIAELISLYLIKECYDTRTVGSGEEALQIFDVWHPNMVLLDLMLPGMDGYQVCREIRARDNTPVIMLSAKGEVFDKVLGLEMGADDYMIKPFDAKELVARVKAVLRRYQPVTAPTPAADKIKCVEYDGLVINLTNYAVTCDSKPVEMPPKELELLYFLAASPNQVFTREQLLDQIWGYEYIGDTRTVDVHIKRIREKLKDHPSWSLSTVWGIGYKFETKQN from the coding sequence ATGATTGGAAAGCAAAAAGTATTAATCGTAGACGATGATGAAAATATCGCAGAGCTGATCTCTCTCTATCTGATCAAAGAATGTTATGACACCCGTACCGTGGGAAGCGGAGAAGAAGCCCTGCAGATCTTCGATGTATGGCACCCGAACATGGTGCTTCTGGACCTGATGCTCCCGGGCATGGACGGCTATCAGGTCTGTCGGGAAATCCGGGCAAGAGACAATACTCCTGTCATCATGCTCTCCGCCAAGGGCGAAGTCTTTGACAAGGTTCTGGGCCTGGAAATGGGCGCCGATGACTACATGATCAAGCCTTTCGATGCCAAAGAGCTGGTTGCCCGCGTCAAAGCGGTACTCCGACGGTATCAGCCGGTCACTGCTCCGACTCCTGCCGCCGACAAGATCAAATGTGTAGAATACGACGGTCTGGTGATCAATCTGACCAACTATGCCGTGACCTGCGATTCCAAACCGGTGGAAATGCCGCCGAAAGAACTGGAGTTGCTCTATTTTCTGGCTGCCTCTCCCAATCAGGTCTTCACCCGGGAACAGTTGCTGGATCAGATCTGGGGCTATGAATACATCGGTGACACCCGTACCGTAGACGTTCATATCAAGCGGATCCGTGAAAAACTGAAAGATCATCCGTCCTGGAGCCTCAGCACCGTCTGGGGAATCGGCTATAAATTTGAAACGAAGCAGAACTAA
- a CDS encoding DUF362 domain-containing protein, with amino-acid sequence MAYVISDDCVSCGSCEGGCPVGAISQGDAHFEIDADACVECGACAGQCPVGAISQG; translated from the coding sequence ATGGCATATGTAATCAGTGATGACTGTGTAAGTTGTGGAAGCTGCGAAGGAGGATGTCCAGTAGGAGCTATTTCTCAGGGAGATGCTCATTTCGAGATCGATGCTGACGCTTGTGTAGAATGTGGTGCTTGTGCAGGACAGTGTCCAGTAGGAGCTATTTCTCAGGGCTAA
- the dnaB gene encoding replicative DNA helicase, protein MDEAVIKRVPPHNDEAERSVIGAMLMDKDAIMTAAEMLNGDDFYQTAYGILFDAMVELFNEGQPVDLITLQERLKEKNVPPEISDMEYARDLLSMTSTSANVQSYAEIVQNKATLRRLIKITEEIENTCYLGQDPMDVIMEGTEKKIFNLVQRGNTKEFTPIKDVVLNALDRIEKASKTKGTVTGIPTGFIDLDYKLSGLQPSDLVLIAARPSMGKTAFVLNIAQHMAFRQNKSVAIFSLEMSKEQLVNRLFALEAHVDAQLIRNGNLKDSDWEKLIEGAGTIGQSKLIIDDTSGISITELRSKCRKMKLEMGLDAIIIDYLQLMSGSGGRSNESRQQEISEISRALKGVARELDVPVIALSQLSRAVEQRTDKRPMLSDLRESGAIEQDADVVMFIYRDDYYNPDTNDKNIAEIIIAKQRNGPIGTVRLAWIPQYTRFGNEARGDRGAE, encoded by the coding sequence GTGGATGAAGCAGTGATCAAAAGAGTACCGCCGCATAACGACGAAGCAGAACGCTCGGTGATCGGCGCCATGCTGATGGATAAAGACGCGATCATGACGGCAGCGGAAATGTTGAACGGAGATGATTTCTATCAGACGGCTTATGGCATTTTATTCGATGCGATGGTAGAACTGTTTAATGAAGGACAGCCGGTGGACCTGATCACCTTGCAGGAGCGGCTGAAAGAGAAAAATGTACCGCCGGAGATCAGTGACATGGAATATGCCAGAGATCTGTTATCCATGACTTCTACTTCTGCAAATGTACAATCTTATGCGGAAATCGTACAGAACAAAGCGACGCTTCGCAGACTGATCAAGATCACGGAAGAGATTGAAAATACCTGTTATCTGGGGCAGGACCCCATGGATGTGATCATGGAAGGCACGGAGAAAAAGATTTTCAATCTGGTGCAGCGGGGCAATACCAAAGAATTTACGCCCATCAAGGACGTGGTGTTAAATGCATTGGATCGAATTGAGAAGGCATCGAAAACAAAAGGAACGGTAACCGGAATTCCTACCGGTTTCATTGATCTGGACTATAAGCTGTCCGGTCTGCAGCCGTCGGATCTGGTACTGATCGCGGCCCGTCCGTCTATGGGAAAGACGGCATTTGTGTTGAATATTGCTCAGCATATGGCGTTCCGACAGAATAAAAGTGTTGCGATATTCAGTCTGGAAATGTCAAAGGAGCAGTTGGTAAACCGTCTCTTTGCACTGGAAGCCCATGTGGATGCCCAACTGATCCGAAATGGTAACCTGAAAGATTCGGATTGGGAAAAACTGATCGAAGGAGCCGGAACCATCGGTCAGTCCAAACTGATTATCGATGATACCTCAGGTATCTCCATTACGGAACTTCGGAGTAAATGCAGGAAAATGAAACTGGAAATGGGGTTGGATGCCATCATCATCGACTACTTGCAGTTGATGAGCGGAAGCGGCGGCCGTAGCAACGAAAGCCGTCAGCAGGAGATTTCCGAGATCTCACGAGCACTGAAAGGTGTGGCGAGAGAATTGGACGTTCCGGTGATTGCTCTGTCGCAGCTTAGCCGTGCAGTGGAACAGCGTACCGATAAGCGACCGATGCTGTCTGACTTGCGTGAGTCCGGAGCCATTGAGCAGGATGCCGATGTGGTCATGTTTATCTATCGTGATGATTATTATAATCCGGATACCAACGACAAGAATATAGCCGAGATCATCATTGCCAAACAACGTAACGGCCCGATCGGAACGGTACGGTTGGCATGGATCCCGCAGTATACACGATTTGGAAATGAAGCCAGAGGAGATCGGGGTGCGGAGTAA
- a CDS encoding DMT family transporter has product MEEKKNRYKGILFIIMSAFCFALMNAFVRMAGDLPSTQKSFFRNLVALFFALILLKKEGGGFSGKKENIKYLLIRSGAGTIGILCNYYAVDHLILSDASMLNKMSPFFVIIFSIFVLKEKISLKQLSIVIGAFLGSLLILRPGGTSLVSVPAVIGLCGGMAAGLAYTYVRVLGEHGENGKFVVACFSGFSCLVTVPFLLFDYHPMSFLQFGSLVMAGLAAAGGQFSVTAAYYHAPGREISVYDYTQIIFAAIFGFLLFGQVPDMLSWIGYGIICLMAVLMFFLNNAQEKGKS; this is encoded by the coding sequence ATGGAAGAAAAGAAAAACCGATATAAAGGAATTTTGTTTATCATTATGTCAGCGTTTTGCTTTGCGTTGATGAATGCATTTGTGAGAATGGCGGGAGACTTGCCATCGACACAGAAAAGTTTCTTTCGAAATCTGGTGGCTTTGTTTTTCGCGCTGATATTATTGAAAAAGGAAGGCGGAGGGTTTTCGGGGAAAAAAGAAAATATTAAATATCTGCTGATTCGTTCGGGAGCAGGAACGATCGGAATCCTGTGTAATTATTATGCCGTAGATCACCTGATTTTATCAGACGCATCCATGCTGAACAAAATGTCACCGTTTTTTGTGATTATTTTTAGTATTTTTGTGTTGAAAGAAAAAATCAGCCTGAAACAACTGAGCATTGTCATTGGAGCATTTTTAGGAAGTCTCTTGATCTTAAGACCGGGCGGAACCAGTCTGGTCTCTGTTCCGGCAGTGATCGGACTGTGTGGCGGAATGGCGGCAGGACTTGCCTATACTTATGTCAGAGTGCTGGGAGAGCATGGCGAAAACGGTAAGTTTGTGGTGGCGTGCTTTTCAGGATTTTCCTGTCTGGTGACAGTCCCGTTTTTGCTGTTTGATTATCATCCGATGAGCTTCTTGCAGTTTGGAAGTCTGGTGATGGCAGGGTTGGCAGCGGCAGGTGGCCAGTTCAGCGTGACGGCGGCTTATTATCATGCGCCGGGACGGGAAATCTCGGTTTACGATTATACACAGATCATATTTGCAGCAATCTTTGGCTTCCTGCTGTTCGGTCAGGTTCCGGATATGTTGAGTTGGATCGGCTACGGAATCATCTGTCTGATGGCGGTATTGATGTTTTTCCTCAATAACGCACAGGAAAAGGGCAAATCCTGA
- a CDS encoding sensor histidine kinase, with product MQNTLRIKFFLLYIAFGFLCLFTVATLTKQLILDHLKSDASSGMYEEANLIATSYLPEYFTEDTSYLAVRTQLNAMQIYLDSSLWFTDAQGNVLVSSSLEDTTAPTRIEDFNPAEIGSQQYLEGSYHGYFSEDMITVIAPVTVGFSTRGYLLIHRPMAVIQQKLTNIMRPVYITLIVIYLLSFLIMIGIHFFVYRPLRSVTEGATQFASGNLNYEIPVHTQDEIGYLSASLNFMASHLRDMEDYQKNFIANVSHDFRSPLTSIKGYVEAIADGTIPPELQGKYLGIISAETDRLTDLTRDLLTLNEFDTQELLLNKESFDIQKMIKQTANTFEGICTKQHISIELLFLPKKAMVYADPHKIQQVLYNLLDNAIKFSEPDSPVTVEVTEKNEKYFISVKDTGCGIPKKDLSKIWERFYKTDQSRGKDKKGTGLGLSIVKEAIQAHDENINVVSTEGVGTEFIFSLSRDSGK from the coding sequence ATGCAGAATACCCTACGGATTAAATTTTTCCTTCTATATATAGCTTTCGGATTTCTCTGCCTGTTCACCGTTGCAACCCTGACCAAGCAACTGATCCTGGATCATCTGAAATCTGACGCTTCTTCCGGCATGTACGAGGAGGCCAATCTGATCGCCACTTCCTATCTGCCGGAATATTTTACAGAAGACACTTCTTATCTGGCGGTGCGCACGCAGTTGAACGCCATGCAGATCTATCTGGATTCTTCCCTCTGGTTTACCGATGCCCAGGGAAATGTTCTGGTATCTTCCTCTCTGGAAGACACCACAGCACCGACCCGGATTGAAGATTTTAATCCTGCTGAGATTGGAAGCCAGCAATATCTGGAAGGATCCTATCACGGATATTTTTCGGAAGACATGATCACCGTCATCGCACCGGTCACTGTCGGATTCTCCACCAGAGGATACTTGCTGATTCACCGGCCGATGGCCGTCATCCAGCAGAAACTGACCAATATAATGCGCCCGGTCTACATTACACTGATCGTGATCTATCTGTTGTCGTTCCTGATCATGATCGGAATCCATTTTTTCGTCTATCGGCCGCTCCGCAGCGTAACCGAGGGAGCGACTCAGTTTGCTTCCGGTAATCTGAACTACGAGATTCCGGTGCACACACAGGATGAGATTGGCTATCTGTCCGCATCTTTGAACTTCATGGCATCCCATCTCAGAGATATGGAAGATTATCAGAAGAATTTTATCGCCAACGTATCCCATGACTTTCGCTCTCCTCTGACTTCCATCAAAGGCTATGTGGAAGCCATCGCTGATGGTACCATTCCCCCGGAACTTCAAGGGAAATATCTGGGAATCATTTCTGCAGAAACCGATCGTCTGACGGATCTCACCCGGGATCTGCTCACCCTCAACGAATTTGACACCCAGGAGCTTCTTCTGAACAAAGAATCCTTTGATATTCAGAAAATGATCAAACAGACCGCAAATACCTTCGAAGGGATCTGCACCAAACAGCATATTTCCATCGAGCTTCTCTTTCTTCCAAAGAAAGCCATGGTCTATGCAGATCCTCATAAAATCCAGCAGGTTCTCTACAATCTTCTGGACAATGCCATCAAATTCAGTGAGCCTGATTCCCCCGTTACCGTTGAGGTCACAGAAAAGAATGAGAAATATTTTATCTCCGTCAAGGATACTGGCTGCGGCATCCCAAAAAAAGATCTGAGTAAGATCTGGGAGCGTTTCTACAAGACCGATCAGTCCCGCGGCAAAGATAAAAAAGGTACCGGCCTAGGGCTTTCCATCGTCAAAGAAGCCATTCAGGCACACGATGAAAATATCAACGTGGTCAGCACTGAGGGAGTGGGAACCGAATTTATCTTCTCCCTAAGCCGGGATTCCGGAAAATGA
- a CDS encoding helix-turn-helix domain-containing protein yields MDDRKVMISEAAKLVDVESHVLRYWEDELHIPVKRTAQGHRYYTKEDLQLFHCIKRLKDETVSIKELKQIVPELLKMQELHHGTFSAAGTSNATTSSGTTDSPKEDDNKDEANDNGTVRLPFSTHDSKHQVLTTASHTEVIEDLPLKQARELIGAVLNEVVTDNNKVLTQELRQTLTADIMQEMDFLVQAKERREEEHFRKLDQLIRQQQSIRRETVGHASPLLRLKRLLT; encoded by the coding sequence ATGGATGATCGAAAAGTGATGATCTCAGAAGCCGCAAAGCTTGTGGATGTAGAATCCCATGTACTTCGCTACTGGGAAGATGAATTACATATCCCCGTCAAACGTACCGCACAGGGGCATCGATACTATACGAAAGAAGACTTACAGTTATTTCACTGTATTAAAAGACTGAAAGATGAAACCGTCTCTATCAAAGAGTTGAAACAGATTGTCCCGGAGCTGTTGAAAATGCAGGAATTACATCATGGGACATTCTCTGCTGCCGGCACTTCAAACGCCACAACTTCTTCCGGTACAACGGATTCCCCCAAAGAAGACGACAACAAGGACGAGGCAAACGACAATGGAACGGTCAGACTTCCTTTCTCCACACACGACAGCAAACATCAGGTCCTGACAACTGCATCCCATACCGAAGTAATTGAAGACCTTCCGCTCAAACAGGCGCGGGAACTGATCGGTGCTGTCCTGAATGAAGTGGTTACCGACAACAACAAAGTGCTGACCCAGGAACTTCGTCAGACCCTTACAGCAGATATTATGCAGGAAATGGACTTTTTAGTACAGGCAAAAGAACGCAGAGAAGAAGAACATTTTCGCAAGCTGGATCAACTGATCCGCCAACAGCAGTCTATCCGCCGGGAAACCGTGGGACATGCCAGCCCCCTGTTACGCCTGAAACGACTGCTGACATGA
- a CDS encoding DHH family phosphoesterase yields MRNEQNMRLKGQLKLYMRWPMIMSVLLVAMNIWIYMVDTRSGIVMSVGVLLYILIVGILYLRNRTALFADLVQFADQYTDVQNILLKELSIPYALVLMNGQLAWWNNSFEQLILGEYYEPYLNKVIPELNRGVYPKTTEDKVEMEITYNDRQYAVELRKVSMKGFSNSERLLHIPADQEYFIALYMRDITELKSYMQENEEQRLIAGLIYIDNYDEVMESVEEVRQSLLVALIDRKINQYIGNVDGIVKKLEKDKYFIVIKKQSYLKMAENKFSILEDVKDVNIGNARSATLSIGLGLNSVTYAQSYNYARAAINLALARGGDQAVIKDCNGITYFGGKKEQMAKNTRVKARVKAEGLREFILVKDCVLVMGHQIADADSLGASIGIYRAATELGKRAHIIINEITSSVRPLYDEIAKNSSYPKDIFITSEEVKDYLTENTMVVVVDTNKPGMTECPKLLDKAKTVAVLDHHRQSSNMIENAVLSYIEPYSSSVCEMVAEVLQYIVEDIKLTPVEAECLYAGIMIDTRNFMNRTGVRTFEAAAFLRRCGADITRVRKMFRDDMESYRAKAEAVRLAEVYRKEFALAECPGNIESPTVLAAQAANELLDISGIRASFVFTEYNGKVYMSARSIDEMNVQLIAERLGGGGHINASGAQFTHMSVAQAIRKLKETIDEMMEEGEI; encoded by the coding sequence ATGAGGAATGAACAAAATATGCGGCTGAAAGGTCAGTTGAAGCTGTACATGCGCTGGCCCATGATTATGTCGGTTTTGTTGGTTGCGATGAATATCTGGATCTATATGGTGGATACACGATCCGGTATCGTAATGTCCGTGGGCGTGCTCCTGTACATTTTGATTGTTGGAATTTTGTATCTGAGGAACCGAACTGCATTGTTTGCAGATTTGGTTCAGTTTGCCGATCAGTATACGGATGTTCAGAATATTTTGCTGAAAGAGTTGTCTATCCCCTATGCGCTGGTTCTGATGAACGGACAATTGGCATGGTGGAACAACAGTTTTGAGCAGTTGATCCTGGGAGAGTATTACGAGCCTTATCTGAATAAAGTGATTCCGGAGCTGAACCGTGGAGTTTATCCTAAGACCACAGAGGATAAGGTGGAGATGGAGATCACCTATAACGACCGGCAGTATGCAGTGGAACTGCGCAAGGTGTCCATGAAAGGATTCAGTAACAGTGAGCGTCTGCTGCATATTCCGGCAGACCAGGAATATTTTATCGCACTGTATATGCGGGATATCACCGAGCTGAAATCCTATATGCAGGAGAATGAAGAACAGCGTCTGATCGCAGGACTGATCTATATAGACAACTATGACGAGGTCATGGAAAGTGTGGAAGAGGTCCGGCAGTCCCTTCTGGTTGCGTTGATCGACCGTAAGATCAATCAGTATATCGGAAATGTGGACGGTATCGTAAAGAAGCTGGAAAAAGATAAATACTTTATTGTCATCAAGAAACAGAGTTATCTGAAGATGGCGGAAAATAAATTTTCCATTCTGGAAGATGTTAAGGATGTCAATATCGGAAACGCCAGAAGCGCTACGCTCAGTATTGGACTTGGTCTGAATTCCGTGACTTATGCACAGAGTTATAATTATGCAAGAGCGGCCATCAACCTGGCACTTGCAAGAGGCGGTGACCAGGCGGTCATCAAAGATTGCAACGGAATCACCTATTTCGGCGGCAAGAAGGAACAGATGGCGAAAAATACCAGAGTCAAGGCCAGAGTCAAAGCAGAAGGTCTGCGGGAATTTATTCTGGTTAAGGACTGTGTTCTGGTGATGGGACATCAGATCGCAGATGCAGACTCTCTGGGAGCCAGCATCGGAATCTACCGGGCAGCCACAGAACTTGGCAAACGAGCGCATATCATTATCAATGAAATCACCAGTTCCGTGCGGCCTCTGTATGATGAGATTGCGAAGAATTCGTCTTATCCGAAAGATATTTTTATCACCAGTGAGGAAGTGAAGGATTATCTGACGGAAAATACCATGGTAGTTGTAGTCGATACCAACAAGCCGGGTATGACCGAGTGCCCGAAACTTCTGGATAAGGCAAAGACCGTTGCGGTGTTGGATCACCACAGACAGAGCAGCAATATGATCGAGAACGCAGTCCTTTCCTATATCGAGCCGTATTCTTCTTCGGTTTGTGAAATGGTGGCGGAAGTCCTGCAGTATATTGTGGAAGATATTAAGCTGACCCCGGTAGAGGCAGAGTGTCTGTATGCCGGAATCATGATTGACACCAGAAACTTTATGAACCGGACTGGAGTGAGAACCTTTGAGGCGGCTGCATTTTTAAGAAGATGCGGAGCGGATATTACCAGAGTGAGGAAAATGTTCCGTGACGATATGGAGTCGTATCGTGCGAAAGCAGAAGCGGTTCGTCTGGCGGAAGTTTACCGGAAGGAATTTGCGCTGGCCGAGTGTCCGGGAAATATCGAAAGTCCTACCGTACTGGCTGCACAGGCGGCCAACGAGCTTCTGGATATCAGTGGAATCCGGGCATCCTTTGTATTTACCGAATACAATGGAAAAGTCTATATGAGTGCAAGATCCATCGATGAGATGAATGTACAGCTGATCGCAGAGCGTCTGGGCGGCGGAGGGCATATCAATGCATCCGGTGCGCAGTTTACCCACATGAGTGTGGCGCAGGCGATCCGTAAGTTAAAAGAAACCATCGACGAGATGATGGAAGAAGGAGAGATTTAA
- a CDS encoding substrate-binding domain-containing protein, whose protein sequence is MKWKQIVGVLCAAAVISGCSQHVSNTKYTGEKAEQSAYQDNLNAISPQAYSNVDGLELEPGTYISIIGKETDTAYWKAVAKGVEQAVTDLNEHLGYTGNDKIKVTYNAPEAGEDIDEQVNILDEELSRYPDVIAIASIDADEGTVQFDQATENGIPIVAFDSGNDYQGIVSTCKTDNQEAARTGASKLCDEIGDAGQILVLAKNSHSASAKERLSGIEEEIAQHDQVEIAEVLYYDQIQDMKKSMAAERTLELPEGSPEITVDKITDGEVLNEYLAQHPDVKGILGTNSDVTEWALETLQANAVENKAQEKKSEVKNSKTVQDAQEEAGVPEEPKEEDQENVQKRTTDDIALVGFDAEKKELEALKSGEIKGLVVQNPFGMGYATVVAAARTVLELGNEAKVDTGYIWVTKENMDSDSIKNMLY, encoded by the coding sequence GTGAAGTGGAAACAGATAGTCGGAGTATTGTGTGCTGCGGCGGTTATCAGTGGATGCTCGCAGCATGTAAGCAATACCAAATATACAGGAGAAAAGGCGGAACAGTCTGCATATCAGGACAACTTAAATGCAATCAGTCCTCAGGCATATAGCAATGTGGATGGGTTGGAACTGGAGCCGGGAACCTATATTTCCATAATCGGAAAGGAAACGGATACGGCATACTGGAAAGCGGTTGCCAAAGGAGTAGAACAGGCAGTCACAGACCTGAATGAACACTTGGGATATACGGGCAATGACAAGATTAAAGTGACTTACAATGCGCCGGAAGCAGGGGAAGACATTGACGAACAGGTAAATATCCTGGACGAGGAACTTTCCAGATACCCGGATGTGATTGCCATTGCGAGTATTGATGCAGATGAGGGAACCGTACAGTTTGATCAGGCAACAGAAAATGGAATTCCGATCGTGGCATTTGACTCAGGAAATGATTATCAGGGCATCGTCAGTACCTGTAAGACGGATAATCAGGAAGCAGCCAGAACCGGTGCATCAAAGCTTTGTGATGAGATCGGAGATGCAGGTCAGATTCTGGTGCTTGCAAAGAACAGCCATTCGGCCAGTGCAAAAGAACGGTTAAGCGGAATCGAGGAAGAGATCGCCCAGCATGATCAGGTAGAGATCGCAGAGGTGCTGTATTATGATCAGATTCAGGATATGAAGAAGTCTATGGCAGCCGAACGGACGCTGGAACTTCCGGAAGGTTCTCCGGAGATTACAGTAGATAAGATTACAGACGGGGAAGTGCTCAACGAATATCTTGCGCAGCATCCGGACGTAAAAGGAATCCTCGGAACCAACAGTGATGTGACCGAGTGGGCGTTGGAGACTCTTCAGGCAAATGCAGTGGAAAACAAAGCACAGGAGAAGAAGTCGGAAGTCAAGAACTCTAAGACCGTACAGGATGCGCAGGAAGAAGCAGGCGTTCCGGAAGAACCGAAAGAGGAAGATCAGGAGAATGTGCAGAAACGAACGACCGATGATATTGCGCTGGTTGGATTTGATGCGGAGAAGAAGGAACTGGAAGCATTGAAGAGCGGCGAGATCAAAGGTCTGGTTGTGCAAAATCCTTTCGGAATGGGATATGCAACGGTTGTGGCGGCAGCCCGCACCGTTCTGGAACTGGGAAATGAAGCAAAGGTGGATACCGGCTATATCTGGGTAACCAAAGAAAATATGGACAGTGATTCCATTAAAAATATGTTGTATTAG
- the trpS gene encoding tryptophan--tRNA ligase: MAEEIKAKEAPKRKVILTGDRPTGRLHVGHYVGSLKRRVELQNSGEYDDIYIMIADAQALTDNADNPEKVRQNIIEVALDYMSCGLDPAKSNLFIQSQVPELTELTFYYMNLVTVSRLQRNPTVKSEIQQRGFETSIPVGFFTYPISQAADITAFDATTVPVGEDQMPMLEQTKEIVHKFNSVYGKALVEPEILLPSNQACLRLPGIDGKAKMSKSLGNCIYLSEESDEIKKKVMSMFTDPTHIKVSVPGKLEGNTVFTYLDAFSKPEHFEAFLPEYANLDELKAHYQRGGLGDVKVKRFLNEVLQAELAPIRERRKELMKDIPYVYEVLKKGSEKAESVAAATLARVKNAMRINYFEDEELIRTQAEQMK, encoded by the coding sequence GTGGCAGAAGAAATCAAAGCAAAAGAAGCACCGAAAAGAAAGGTGATCCTGACCGGAGATCGCCCGACGGGAAGACTCCATGTGGGACATTATGTGGGATCTCTGAAACGTCGGGTCGAGTTGCAGAATTCCGGAGAATATGATGATATCTACATTATGATCGCGGATGCACAGGCACTGACAGACAATGCAGACAATCCGGAAAAGGTGCGTCAGAATATTATCGAAGTGGCACTGGATTATATGTCCTGCGGACTGGATCCGGCAAAATCCAATCTGTTTATCCAGTCTCAGGTACCGGAACTGACAGAACTGACATTTTACTATATGAATCTGGTTACGGTTTCCCGTCTTCAGAGAAATCCTACGGTGAAATCTGAGATTCAGCAGCGTGGGTTTGAGACAAGCATCCCGGTGGGATTCTTTACCTATCCCATCAGTCAGGCGGCAGATATCACTGCTTTTGACGCAACCACCGTGCCGGTAGGCGAAGATCAGATGCCGATGCTGGAGCAGACGAAAGAAATCGTACACAAATTCAATTCCGTTTACGGAAAAGCGCTGGTAGAGCCGGAGATCCTGCTTCCGAGCAATCAGGCGTGTCTGCGGCTTCCGGGAATCGATGGAAAGGCGAAGATGAGTAAATCTCTGGGCAACTGCATTTATCTGTCAGAAGAATCGGATGAGATTAAGAAAAAAGTCATGAGCATGTTTACTGATCCGACCCATATTAAGGTCAGTGTTCCGGGAAAACTGGAAGGTAACACCGTATTTACCTATCTGGATGCATTTTCCAAACCGGAACATTTCGAAGCTTTCCTCCCGGAATATGCAAATCTGGATGAGCTGAAAGCTCATTATCAGAGAGGGGGACTTGGAGACGTCAAAGTCAAACGTTTCTTAAACGAAGTCCTTCAGGCAGAGCTGGCTCCGATCAGAGAACGCAGAAAAGAATTGATGAAGGACATTCCATATGTATATGAGGTCCTGAAGAAGGGCAGTGAGAAAGCAGAGTCGGTGGCAGCAGCGACCCTGGCCCGTGTAAAAAATGCAATGCGTATTAATTATTTTGAGGATGAGGAACTGATCCGGACACAGGCAGAACAGATGAAATAG
- the rplI gene encoding 50S ribosomal protein L9 produces MKVILLEDVRSLGKKGEIVTVNDGYARNFILPKKLGMEATGKNLNDLKLQKQHDEKLAQERYEDAKDLAAKLEAGKIEVGIKLGEGGRSFGSISSKEIAAEVKTQMGLDVDKKKIQLKEAIKTPGTHKVPVKLHSKVTAQLKVIVNEEN; encoded by the coding sequence ATGAAAGTAATTTTATTGGAAGATGTAAGATCCCTTGGGAAAAAAGGAGAGATCGTAACCGTCAATGACGGATATGCAAGAAACTTTATCCTGCCAAAGAAGCTGGGCATGGAAGCAACCGGCAAGAACTTAAATGACCTGAAGCTTCAGAAACAGCATGACGAGAAACTGGCACAGGAGCGTTATGAGGACGCAAAAGATCTGGCAGCCAAATTAGAGGCAGGCAAGATCGAAGTCGGCATCAAATTAGGAGAAGGCGGAAGATCCTTCGGTTCCATTTCCTCCAAAGAGATTGCAGCCGAAGTGAAGACCCAGATGGGGCTGGATGTAGATAAGAAGAAAATCCAGTTAAAAGAAGCAATTAAGACTCCGGGAACCCACAAAGTTCCGGTGAAGCTGCATTCGAAAGTGACTGCACAGTTGAAAGTAATTGTCAACGAAGAAAATTAA